A single genomic interval of Alteromonas sp. CI.11.F.A3 harbors:
- a CDS encoding BON domain-containing protein, with protein sequence MKRTLLSILVATSMTTAAFAGDMETDNKWEKGAKDAWIDGKAEATLLFNGNLDSFDINTDVNNGNVVLTGKVDHSVDKKLAEELVSNIDGVMSVDNQLSVIEEKDMEKMASDMSDDAESEYDEQTGTLTDAKIATVIKTRLLMDSDISGFDIDVDVEAGNVTLTGNVDSDAERQLAVEIAKNASDVKNVEDNLQVITETAMKN encoded by the coding sequence ATGAAACGCACATTACTTTCTATACTTGTAGCGACCTCGATGACAACCGCAGCTTTTGCTGGTGACATGGAGACAGATAACAAATGGGAAAAAGGCGCTAAGGATGCGTGGATAGACGGCAAAGCCGAAGCAACATTACTATTCAACGGCAACCTTGATTCATTCGATATCAATACAGATGTAAACAACGGCAATGTTGTTCTAACAGGTAAAGTAGATCATTCAGTTGATAAGAAATTAGCGGAAGAGCTAGTTTCAAATATTGACGGTGTTATGTCAGTAGACAACCAACTTTCTGTTATTGAAGAGAAAGATATGGAAAAAATGGCAAGCGACATGTCAGATGACGCTGAATCAGAATATGATGAGCAGACGGGCACGCTTACTGATGCCAAAATTGCTACCGTAATTAAAACTCGTCTATTAATGGATAGCGACATCTCTGGCTTCGATATTGATGTAGATGTTGAAGCAGGTAACGTTACACTAACAGGTAACGTAGACTCAGATGCCGAGCGCCAGCTTGCTGTTGAAATAGCCAAAAACGCTTCAGATGTGAAAAACGTTGAAGACAATTTGCAGGTTATTACTGAAACAGCAATGAAAAACTAA
- a CDS encoding ATP-binding protein, whose amino-acid sequence MKLSHKLLVILVGFTCVSLSLSLALARWSFEQGFNEFIQNQERERLMSLRRVLIAEYRSNNNSWENIEIERVAPTGMPHRRPGMRPRPGGFPPPRHQIDDISAGPPTLLTNASGEIISGQDSYADENERNEVSLQLEVNGELIGWLTSYPPQTPDSDVARAFSAQQLHAIIFIGLVSLIASLVLALGVAPRMLSPFKAILQSVKGLTAHQYKTNLPENRPDEFGELMRHINTLGNTLEAHKNTKSQWLADISHELRTPLTILSGEIELIKAGIRPLDQKQLASFDQEVSRLSLLVEDLYQLSLSDIGGLSYHFSSVDVSQVIAQQSESLAHIFDTKGLTFTFSCPPNITINADHQRLKQLMLNLLVNACEYTDAPGTVELLVSEQPSFIVIIVQDSAPSIAKENAAALFEPLFREDASRRRRTQGAGLGLSISKQIIEAHGGKISASVSSLGGVKITAELPKHFTTDNN is encoded by the coding sequence ATGAAACTATCCCATAAATTACTTGTTATTCTTGTTGGCTTTACCTGTGTGTCTTTGTCGCTTTCACTAGCACTTGCACGATGGAGCTTCGAGCAAGGCTTTAATGAATTTATTCAAAATCAGGAACGAGAGCGCCTGATGAGTTTACGTCGCGTGCTTATTGCAGAGTACCGCAGCAATAATAATAGTTGGGAAAATATCGAAATAGAGCGTGTTGCACCTACTGGCATGCCTCATCGCCGCCCCGGCATGCGCCCTCGACCCGGTGGATTCCCTCCCCCTAGGCATCAGATTGACGATATATCTGCCGGCCCACCTACATTACTGACTAATGCCTCTGGGGAAATCATATCGGGGCAAGATTCCTATGCTGACGAAAACGAACGAAATGAAGTCAGTTTACAACTTGAAGTTAACGGAGAGCTCATAGGTTGGCTTACCAGTTACCCACCCCAAACACCTGACTCAGATGTGGCTCGTGCTTTTTCTGCACAACAGCTGCACGCCATTATTTTTATAGGGCTAGTATCACTTATCGCCTCGCTTGTACTGGCATTAGGCGTTGCGCCCCGCATGCTAAGCCCTTTTAAGGCTATATTACAAAGCGTTAAAGGCCTTACCGCACATCAATATAAAACCAACTTGCCAGAAAACCGTCCTGATGAGTTTGGCGAGCTAATGCGCCACATCAACACATTGGGAAATACCCTTGAAGCGCATAAAAATACTAAAAGCCAATGGCTAGCTGATATTTCTCATGAACTTCGTACGCCCCTCACCATACTGTCTGGCGAAATTGAACTGATAAAAGCAGGAATTCGACCACTTGATCAAAAACAACTGGCTTCGTTTGACCAAGAGGTCTCGCGCTTGTCTTTATTGGTTGAAGATTTATATCAATTATCACTGTCAGATATTGGCGGGCTTTCTTATCATTTCTCGTCAGTGGATGTGAGCCAAGTAATAGCGCAACAAAGCGAAAGCCTTGCGCATATTTTTGATACAAAAGGGCTTACCTTCACGTTTTCCTGCCCGCCCAACATCACTATTAATGCCGATCACCAGCGCTTGAAGCAACTTATGCTTAACTTGTTAGTTAACGCATGTGAGTACACCGATGCGCCCGGTACTGTAGAGTTATTGGTTTCAGAACAACCTTCATTTATTGTTATTATTGTACAAGACTCAGCGCCCAGCATTGCGAAAGAAAATGCAGCGGCATTATTTGAACCTTTATTTAGAGAAGATGCCTCACGTAGGCGTCGAACGCAAGGTGCCGGCCTTGGTCTATCCATTAGTAAACAAATTATAGAGGCCCATGGTGGCAAAATTAGCGCGTCAGTTTCGTCACTCGGCGGCGTTAAAATTACAGCAGAGCTGCCCAAACATTTCACTACGGATAATAACTAA
- a CDS encoding DUF2891 domain-containing protein — protein sequence MANNADSNASSSDLTVANRFAQLALACVHKEYPNIIKHMMTGAEHVKPPKQLYPAFYGCFDWHSSVHGHWLLTRIASQYPETPHYQDIIKHLDISFTEENIAGEVAYFNREGTGTSFERPYGLAWFLQLTSELREWNSPEAKKWLTTLLPLEQKIVANVTDWLPKLSFPIRVGEHSQTAFAFGLMLDWSRTAGDVAFENLLTKTITRLYATDVNCPLAYEPSGQDFLSPCIAEADLMRRVYSSENYATWLSSFLPSIPTDGDAAWITLATVVDKSDGKLAHLDGLNLSRAWMLEGIASALPSGDKRVAAINSAARAHKVAGVDSVINDMHYMGSHWLGSFATYLETQRGL from the coding sequence ATGGCGAACAACGCCGACTCTAATGCATCATCGAGTGACTTAACGGTTGCAAACCGCTTTGCCCAACTCGCATTAGCCTGTGTTCATAAAGAGTACCCAAACATCATTAAACACATGATGACGGGGGCAGAACACGTTAAGCCGCCTAAACAGCTATATCCTGCGTTTTACGGCTGCTTTGATTGGCACTCATCTGTACATGGGCATTGGTTATTAACCCGAATTGCAAGCCAATATCCAGAAACGCCTCACTACCAAGACATTATAAAACACCTCGACATCAGTTTTACCGAAGAGAATATCGCTGGTGAAGTCGCTTACTTTAACCGTGAGGGTACAGGCACAAGCTTCGAACGTCCTTATGGGCTTGCTTGGTTTTTACAATTAACCAGTGAACTACGTGAATGGAATTCACCTGAGGCAAAAAAATGGCTAACCACCCTACTCCCACTCGAGCAAAAAATCGTGGCTAATGTAACAGATTGGCTTCCTAAACTGTCGTTTCCGATTCGCGTGGGCGAACATAGTCAAACCGCGTTTGCATTCGGCCTTATGTTGGACTGGAGCCGCACGGCTGGTGATGTTGCATTTGAAAACTTGCTCACTAAAACCATCACCAGGTTATACGCAACTGATGTGAATTGCCCACTGGCTTATGAACCATCAGGCCAAGATTTCTTATCCCCCTGTATTGCCGAAGCCGATTTGATGCGACGAGTGTATTCAAGTGAGAATTATGCAACGTGGCTATCTTCTTTTTTACCCAGCATTCCAACTGATGGAGATGCTGCTTGGATAACCCTAGCGACGGTAGTGGATAAAAGTGATGGTAAACTTGCGCACTTAGATGGCTTAAATTTAAGTCGTGCATGGATGCTTGAAGGTATCGCTTCAGCACTGCCTTCAGGCGATAAGCGTGTAGCAGCAATAAATAGTGCAGCACGTGCACATAAGGTAGCGGGAGTAGATTCTGTTATAAACGATATGCATTATATGGGGAGTCATTGGCTTGGTAGCTTTGCTACCTATCTAGAAACCCAACGTGGCCTTTAA
- a CDS encoding response regulator, with protein MTSHKHVLIVEDEDKIAQILVEFLALEGFTSTVLNEGTHVVDTVKKEAPAAIILDRMLPGVDGLTICKSLRRFSMVPIIMLTARVDEIDRLIGLEAGADDYVCKPFSAREVVARIQAVLRRSTQQTKTESSSEKLTFRHIELDMSRFECAVDGNIIELTPVEFRLLKTMMTKPGVVYSRDQLMELGYEDGRVVSNRTIDSHMKNLRHKLATAEHISPIHAVYGIGYKVQ; from the coding sequence ATGACATCGCACAAACATGTACTCATTGTTGAAGATGAAGATAAAATTGCGCAAATTTTAGTTGAGTTTCTAGCCTTAGAAGGGTTCACATCTACCGTACTGAACGAAGGCACCCATGTGGTTGATACGGTAAAAAAAGAAGCTCCCGCGGCCATTATTCTTGATAGGATGTTGCCCGGTGTGGACGGACTCACCATTTGCAAATCGTTACGTCGTTTTTCCATGGTGCCCATTATCATGTTGACCGCCCGAGTCGATGAAATAGACCGACTTATTGGTCTTGAAGCGGGTGCCGATGACTATGTATGTAAACCTTTTTCAGCGCGTGAAGTGGTAGCACGAATACAAGCTGTATTGCGGCGTAGTACCCAACAAACCAAAACGGAGTCTTCATCAGAAAAACTCACTTTTCGCCACATCGAGTTGGATATGTCTCGCTTTGAATGCGCTGTGGATGGCAACATTATTGAGCTTACGCCGGTAGAATTTCGGTTGTTGAAAACGATGATGACGAAACCCGGTGTCGTTTACTCGCGAGACCAACTTATGGAACTTGGCTACGAAGATGGCAGAGTGGTCAGTAACCGCACTATCGACAGCCATATGAAAAACCTACGTCACAAGTTAGCTACGGCAGAACACATCAGTCCTATTCATGCGGTATACGGCATAGGCTACAAAGTACAGTAA
- a CDS encoding endonuclease/exonuclease/phosphatase family protein, whose product MNILLNTMAIFLIAATLAPSLPSKHWLVRVWEFPRLQLLGLMVIVLITRGVMYPSELSAFNTLIIALLYIGLIACAIYQAIWILPYTFFYKKEVVKASSQDAGESISILSSNVFMPNEDYDKLLKHVRDTNPDFVVTLESNKRWEIALSALNETHPHQQHCPLENLYGMHLYSKYPLKTAKLNYLVEDDVPSMLVTIDMDGQDVTLYFLHPKPPSPTENKTAKPRDVELTMVGHEIAKKDGPIIVAGDLNDVAWSPTTRKFKKISGMLDPRIGRAFFNTFHAHYPLVKWPLDHVFHSSHFMLEDIRKLPDIGSDHYPLLTRLKLKPKA is encoded by the coding sequence ATGAATATTTTACTGAACACCATGGCGATATTTCTTATCGCTGCCACTTTAGCGCCTTCACTCCCGTCGAAGCATTGGCTGGTTAGGGTATGGGAATTTCCACGGCTACAGCTGCTAGGTTTAATGGTGATAGTCTTGATTACCCGAGGGGTTATGTATCCGTCGGAACTTTCTGCATTTAACACGCTTATCATCGCATTGCTTTATATTGGATTAATTGCCTGCGCGATTTACCAAGCTATTTGGATCTTGCCTTATACCTTCTTTTATAAAAAGGAAGTGGTTAAAGCATCTTCTCAAGATGCTGGAGAGAGTATTAGTATTTTATCTAGCAATGTTTTTATGCCCAATGAAGATTACGACAAGCTATTGAAGCATGTGCGTGACACCAATCCAGACTTCGTCGTTACTCTCGAATCTAACAAGCGCTGGGAAATAGCCCTATCGGCGTTAAACGAAACTCATCCTCACCAGCAGCATTGCCCGTTAGAGAATCTGTATGGCATGCACTTATACAGTAAATACCCACTGAAAACTGCCAAGCTCAACTATTTAGTAGAAGATGATGTGCCTTCCATGCTTGTTACTATCGATATGGATGGACAAGATGTGACACTTTACTTTTTACATCCGAAGCCTCCTAGCCCCACAGAAAACAAAACGGCTAAGCCCAGAGATGTGGAACTTACTATGGTAGGCCATGAAATAGCTAAAAAAGACGGGCCTATTATTGTGGCGGGTGACTTAAACGATGTGGCATGGTCACCTACTACCCGAAAATTTAAGAAAATAAGCGGTATGCTGGACCCAAGAATTGGTCGTGCATTTTTCAATACGTTTCATGCCCACTACCCATTAGTTAAATGGCCATTGGATCATGTGTTTCATTCAAGTCACTTTATGCTTGAAGACATTAGGAAACTACCTGATATTGGCTCAGATCATTACCCGCTGTTAACGCGGTTGAAACTAAAGCCAAAAGCCTAA